A region of Sugiyamaella lignohabitans strain CBS 10342 chromosome A, complete sequence DNA encodes the following proteins:
- the SFL1 gene encoding Sfl1p (Transcriptional repressor and activator; involved in repression of flocculation-related genes, and activation of stress responsive genes; negatively regulated by cAMP-dependent protein kinase A subunit Tpk2p; GO_component: GO:0005634 - nucleus [Evidence IEA,IEA,IEA]; GO_component: GO:0005634 - nucleus [Evidence IDA] [PMID 12024012]; GO_function: GO:0003677 - DNA binding [Evidence IEA]; GO_function: GO:0000978 - RNA polymerase II core promoter proximal region sequence-specific DNA binding [Evidence IDA] [PMID 11399075]; GO_function: GO:0000978 - RNA polymerase II core promoter proximal region sequence-specific DNA binding [Evidence IDA] [PMID 12024012]; GO_function: GO:0000978 - RNA polymerase II core promoter proximal region sequence-specific DNA binding [Evidence IDA] [PMID 9755175]; GO_function: GO:0001103 - RNA polymerase II repressing transcription factor binding [Evidence IPI] [PMID 11399075]; GO_function: GO:0043565 - sequence-specific DNA binding [Evidence IEA]; GO_function: GO:0043565 - sequence-specific DNA binding [Evidence IDA] [PMID 19158363]; GO_function: GO:0003700 - sequence-specific DNA binding transcription factor activity [Evidence IEA]; GO_function: GO:0001133 - sequence-specific transcription regulatory region DNA binding RNA polymerase II transcription factor recruiting transcription factor activity [Evidence IPI] [PMID 11399075]; GO_function: GO:0001133 - sequence-specific transcription regulatory region DNA binding RNA polymerase II transcription factor recruiting transcription factor activity [Evidence IPI] [PMID 9755175]; GO_process: GO:0016458 - gene silencing [Evidence IMP] [PMID 15016375]; GO_process: GO:1900460 - negative regulation of invasive growth in response to glucose limitation by negative regulation of transcription from RNA polymerase II promoter [Evidence IMP] [PMID 15466424]; GO_process: GO:1900460 - negative regulation of invasive growth in response to glucose limitation by negative regulation of transcription from RNA polymerase II promoter [Evidence IGI,IMP] [PMID 9811878]; GO_process: GO:1900462 - negative regulation of pseudohyphal growth by negative regulation of transcription from RNA polymerase II promoter [Evidence IMP] [PMID 12024012]; GO_process: GO:1900462 - negative regulation of pseudohyphal growth by negative regulation of transcription from RNA polymerase II promoter [Evidence IGI,IMP] [PMID 9811878]; GO_process: GO:0045944 - positive regulation of transcription from RNA polymerase II promoter [Evidence IMP] [PMID 17594096]; GO_process: GO:0006355 - regulation of transcription, DNA-templated [Evidence IEA,IEA]; GO_process: GO:0006351 - transcription, DNA-templated [Evidence IEA]) has translation MLEDSSIVHLISWTPTNDSFVITPGEEFSKVLSQYFKHTNVSSFVRQLNMYGFHKVNDTFHGSSSNSSGGASGASAGASGSGSGSGSGAAGTDNVQWEFRHGGGAFKRGDVESLRAIKRRASRQSTTSNRDGVSVKSISLSVPSTPPPSGHHQPSQALQQQQQQQQQQQQANGGGPGLGPGMEMTSLSMPASRSHHTPGASPGASGPGGPGGPHMSGLHSPASVAHYSQSTSSSADWEYRIASLEQAVYHLQDSNQRLHARSNGFSDVLRKTNHCLASCIDSISRVGNSIKTAPGAATSNGASTAPTPSSNNSGNPVTEASRTTSPRSTSEEDVVVELDRIRQQLHTASLILNQLDDPGYAIQPPVQGGPLTGSSVTGSTGGLGSIGGSGPGYSQIPPPPPPQGRPQPLGNHQQTPFQHNLYSHFKESSRERAQSVIYDPLAPAPAPAPAPPRPSAGQSQSQQQSHNEPSNETGNSHFYSHSQPHGSYQRFPPHLYQQQQQQQGYFNYVNESTSSNGGYMPPSRDQRPGSFPLATSSTSYHRMNSLPDSIPPNGPISPNPTASQFSSTASTPQSSVTIKPPPTNQQPQPQTQTQTPTNQPPTQSQPPANQQAPSQSTQAPSQQQQPPPHTHQTQQQPQSLHPIQQQPPHSQHPSHIPPHSQLPQINQRPITNFRRHTSDEVYTSEFQPTNQPLTYMRQGSSSSIGTSKGSIGSISSISSVASSPGATYLHKPGPTSPPMKHRTSNGSITGIPPPVPTPNLRQTTSSSVQSLLNPASSSDDPDDRQVKRQRAEVL, from the coding sequence ATGCTCGAGGATTCGTCCATCGTCCATCTGATCTCGTGGACACCGACAAACGACAGTTTTGTGATCACGCCGGGAGAGGAGTTTTCCAAGGTGCTAAGTCAGTATTTTAAGCATACAAATGTGTCGAGTTTTGTTCGCCAGTTGAACATGTACGGGTTTCACAAGGTCAACGATACCTTTCACGGATCcagtagtaatagtagtGGAGGAGCCAGTGGAGCCAGTGCTGGTGCCAGTGGCAGTGGTTCTGGAAGTGGatcaggtgctgctggtacgGATAATGTGCAGTGGGAGTTTCGACATGGCGGCGGGGCGTTTAAACGAGGCGATGTTGAAAGTTTAAGAGCGATTAAACGACGAGCATCGCGGCAGTCGACGACTTCGAATCGAGACGGAGTCAGTGTAAAGTCGATTTCGCTGTCAGTCCCATCGACACCGCCGCCAAGTGGCCATCATCAACCCAGCCAAGCattacaacaacaacagcagcagcaacagcagcaacagcaggcGAATGGAGGAGGTCCAGGATTAGGTCCAGGAATGGAAATGACATCATTGTCGATGCCAGCATCTCGATCGCATCATACACCAGGAGCCAGTCCGGGAGCCAGTGGCCCAGGAGGTCCAGGAGGTCCTCATATGTCGGGTCTTCACAGTCCGGCAAGTGTAGCGCATTATAGTCAGTCGACATCGAGCTCAGCTGATTGGGAGTACCGGATTGCATCGTTAGAACAGGCGGTGTATCATTTACAGGACTCGAATCAGCGACTTCATGCTCGAAGTAACGGGTTCAGCGATGTGCTGAGAAAGACAAATCACTGTCTTGCATCGTGTATTGATAGCATTTCTCGTGTTGGCAATAGTATTAAAACAgcaccaggagcagcaaCGTCTAATGGTGCTAGTACAGCTCCTACACCATCCAGCAATAACTCTGGTAATCCAGTCACCGAAGCATCACGGACCACATCGCCTAGATCTacttctgaagaagatgtgGTAGTAGAGTTGGATCGAATCCGTCAACAATTACACACCGCCAGTTTAATACTGAACCAACTCGACGATCCAGGATATGCCATTCAACCACCAGTACAAGGAGGACCATTAACAGGTTCGTCAGTCACTGGAAGTACAGGAGGACTTGGCAGTATTGGCGGATCTGGACCAGGATATTCACAAAtcccacctccaccaccgccCCAAGGACGGCCACAACCATTAGGAAACCATCAACAAACACCATTCCAACACAATCTGTACAGCCATTTTAAAGAATCGAGTCGAGAAAGGGCACAATCAGTTATTTATGATCCCCTagcgccagcaccagcacctgcaCCTGCACCACCACGACCATCAGCTGGCCAATCacaatctcaacaacaaagtCACAACGAACCATCGAATGAGACTGGTAATTCGCATTTCTATTCACATTCACAACCACACGGTTCATACCAACGATTCCCTCCACACctgtatcaacagcaacaacaacagcaaggaTACTTTAATTACGTTAATGAATCGACGTCTAGTAATGGAGGATACATGCCACCATCACGAGACCAACGACCTGGATCGTTCCCACTAGCAACCTCGTCAACTTCATACCACCGTATGAACAGTCTTCCCGACTCGATTCCTCCTAACGGACCCATCAGTCCAAACCCCACGGCGTCGCAATTCAGCAGTacagcatcaacaccaCAATCCTCTGTCACCATcaaaccaccacccaccaaccaacaaccacaaccacaaacacaaacacaaacaccaaccaaccaaccacctACTCAATCACAACCACCAGCAAATCAACAAGCACCATCACAATCTACCCAAGCAccatctcaacaacaacaaccaccaccacacACCCATCAaacacaacaacaaccacaatcATTACATCcaatccaacaacaaccccCACACTCGCAACACCCTTCACACATTCCACCACACTCGCAACTCCCCCAAATAAACCAGCGTCCCATCACTAATTTCCGCAGACACACGTCGGACGAAGTATACACGAGCGAGTTCCAACCCACCAACCAGCCACTGACATACATGCGCCAaggaagcagcagcagcataGGGACCTCTAAAGGCAGTATTGGCAGTATCTCGAGCATCAGCTCGGTAGCCAGTTCGCCAGGAGCCACTTACCTCCACAAACCAGGCCCCACGAGTCCCCCTATGAAACACCGCACGAGCAACGGGTCCATCACCGGCATTCCACCGCCCGTACCAACCCCCAATCTCCGCCAAACCACGTCCAGCAGCGTACAATCGCTTCTCAACCCAGCCTCGTCGTCGGACGACCCCGACGACCGCCAGGTCAAACGACAGCGCGCCGAGGTGCTCTAA